One window from the genome of Megalobrama amblycephala isolate DHTTF-2021 linkage group LG4, ASM1881202v1, whole genome shotgun sequence encodes:
- the LOC125266233 gene encoding uncharacterized protein LOC125266233 isoform X2, protein MLPGMFLVNMVRKKRIKPEQDAKEHILSDKDKAFIKGRQINTFKGRGVFALEHIESSTFVVEYRGILSQSKHVEDVEGNYLFDFTWNGTRYCIDATKVDGSLGRLLNDDHRNPNCKVKTIIVDGRPHLCLFSIRDIFPDEEVTYNYGDSLWPWCLRLQELCDETSVTVTECSVNPSSSVNEKMTCKDKSKTVVKKGDSALTGDEMELCDETSVTVTECSVNPSSSVNEKMTCKDKSKTVAKKGDSALTGDEMLQELCDETSVTVTECSVNPSSSVNEKCWSVQEWSC, encoded by the exons ATGTTGCCTGGAATGTTTTTAGTCAACATGGTGAGAAAGAAGAGAATAAAACCTGAGCAGGATGCAAAAGAACACATATTGTCGGACAAAGACAAAGCCTTCATCAAGGGACGACAAATCAACACATTTAAAG GGAGAGGTGTGTTTGCTCTTGAGCACATTGAATCATCCACCTTTGTTGTTGAATACCGTGGGATTCTCTCTCAAAGTAAACATGTTGAAGATGTTGAAGGCAACTACTTGTTTGACTTCACATGGAATGGAACACGTTATTG CATAGATGCTACTAAAGTGGACGGTTCACTTGGGCGACTGCTGAATGATGATCACAGAAATCCAAATTGCAAAGTAAAGACAATAATTGTTGACGGAAGACCACACCTGTGCCTATTTAGTATAAGAGATATCTTTCCAGATGAGGAGGTCACATACAACTATGGGGATTCCTTGTGGCCTTGGTGTTTAAGG TTACAGGAATTGTGTGACGAGACATCAGTGACTGTGACTGAATGCAGTGTGAATCCTTCCTCATCAGTGAACGAGAAA ATGACCTGTAAAGACAAATCAAAGACCGTTGTGAAGAAAGGAGATTCAGCTTTGACTGGAGATGAAATG GAATTGTGTGACGAGACATCAGTGACTGTGACTGAATGCAGTGTGAATCCTTCCTCATCAGTGAACGAGAAA ATGACCTGTAAAGACAAATCAAAGACCGTTGCGAAGAAAGGAGATTCAGCTTTGACTGGAGATGAAATG TTACAGGAATTGTGTGACGAGACATCAGTGACTGTGACTGAATGCAGTGTGAATCCTTCCTCATCAGTGAACGAGAAA TGTTGGAGTGTTCAAGAATGGTCGTGTTGA
- the LOC125266233 gene encoding histone-lysine N-methyltransferase, H3 lysine-36 specific-like isoform X4 — protein sequence MVRKKRIKPEQDAKEHILSDKDKAFIKGRQINTFKGRGVFALEHIESSTFVVEYRGILSQSKHVEDVEGNYLFDFTWNGTRYCIDATKVDGSLGRLLNDDHRNPNCKVKTIIVDGRPHLCLFSIRDIFPDEEVTYNYGDSLWPWCLRLQELCDETSVTVTECSVNPSSSVNEKMTCKDKSKTVVKKGDSALTGDEMLQELCDETSVTVTECSVNPSSSVNEKMTCKDKSKTVAKKGDSALTGDEMLQELCDETSVTVTECSVNPSSSVNEKCWSVQEWSC from the exons ATGGTGAGAAAGAAGAGAATAAAACCTGAGCAGGATGCAAAAGAACACATATTGTCGGACAAAGACAAAGCCTTCATCAAGGGACGACAAATCAACACATTTAAAG GGAGAGGTGTGTTTGCTCTTGAGCACATTGAATCATCCACCTTTGTTGTTGAATACCGTGGGATTCTCTCTCAAAGTAAACATGTTGAAGATGTTGAAGGCAACTACTTGTTTGACTTCACATGGAATGGAACACGTTATTG CATAGATGCTACTAAAGTGGACGGTTCACTTGGGCGACTGCTGAATGATGATCACAGAAATCCAAATTGCAAAGTAAAGACAATAATTGTTGACGGAAGACCACACCTGTGCCTATTTAGTATAAGAGATATCTTTCCAGATGAGGAGGTCACATACAACTATGGGGATTCCTTGTGGCCTTGGTGTTTAAGG TTACAGGAATTGTGTGACGAGACATCAGTGACTGTGACTGAATGCAGTGTGAATCCTTCCTCATCAGTGAACGAGAAA ATGACCTGTAAAGACAAATCAAAGACCGTTGTGAAGAAAGGAGATTCAGCTTTGACTGGAGATGAAATG TTACAGGAATTGTGTGACGAGACATCAGTGACTGTGACTGAATGCAGTGTGAATCCTTCCTCATCAGTGAACGAGAAA ATGACCTGTAAAGACAAATCAAAGACCGTTGCGAAGAAAGGAGATTCAGCTTTGACTGGAGATGAAATG TTACAGGAATTGTGTGACGAGACATCAGTGACTGTGACTGAATGCAGTGTGAATCCTTCCTCATCAGTGAACGAGAAA TGTTGGAGTGTTCAAGAATGGTCGTGTTGA
- the LOC125266233 gene encoding histone-lysine N-methyltransferase, H3 lysine-36 specific-like isoform X1, whose translation MLPGMFLVNMVRKKRIKPEQDAKEHILSDKDKAFIKGRQINTFKGRGVFALEHIESSTFVVEYRGILSQSKHVEDVEGNYLFDFTWNGTRYCIDATKVDGSLGRLLNDDHRNPNCKVKTIIVDGRPHLCLFSIRDIFPDEEVTYNYGDSLWPWCLRLQELCDETSVTVTECSVNPSSSVNEKMTCKDKSKTVVKKGDSALTGDEMLQELCDETSVTVTECSVNPSSSVNEKMTCKDKSKTVAKKGDSALTGDEMLQELCDETSVTVTECSVNPSSSVNEKCWSVQEWSC comes from the exons ATGTTGCCTGGAATGTTTTTAGTCAACATGGTGAGAAAGAAGAGAATAAAACCTGAGCAGGATGCAAAAGAACACATATTGTCGGACAAAGACAAAGCCTTCATCAAGGGACGACAAATCAACACATTTAAAG GGAGAGGTGTGTTTGCTCTTGAGCACATTGAATCATCCACCTTTGTTGTTGAATACCGTGGGATTCTCTCTCAAAGTAAACATGTTGAAGATGTTGAAGGCAACTACTTGTTTGACTTCACATGGAATGGAACACGTTATTG CATAGATGCTACTAAAGTGGACGGTTCACTTGGGCGACTGCTGAATGATGATCACAGAAATCCAAATTGCAAAGTAAAGACAATAATTGTTGACGGAAGACCACACCTGTGCCTATTTAGTATAAGAGATATCTTTCCAGATGAGGAGGTCACATACAACTATGGGGATTCCTTGTGGCCTTGGTGTTTAAGG TTACAGGAATTGTGTGACGAGACATCAGTGACTGTGACTGAATGCAGTGTGAATCCTTCCTCATCAGTGAACGAGAAA ATGACCTGTAAAGACAAATCAAAGACCGTTGTGAAGAAAGGAGATTCAGCTTTGACTGGAGATGAAATG TTACAGGAATTGTGTGACGAGACATCAGTGACTGTGACTGAATGCAGTGTGAATCCTTCCTCATCAGTGAACGAGAAA ATGACCTGTAAAGACAAATCAAAGACCGTTGCGAAGAAAGGAGATTCAGCTTTGACTGGAGATGAAATG TTACAGGAATTGTGTGACGAGACATCAGTGACTGTGACTGAATGCAGTGTGAATCCTTCCTCATCAGTGAACGAGAAA TGTTGGAGTGTTCAAGAATGGTCGTGTTGA
- the LOC125266233 gene encoding histone-lysine N-methyltransferase set-1-like isoform X6 yields MLPGMFLVNMVRKKRIKPEQDAKEHILSDKDKAFIKGRQINTFKGRGVFALEHIESSTFVVEYRGILSQSKHVEDVEGNYLFDFTWNGTRYCIDATKVDGSLGRLLNDDHRNPNCKVKTIIVDGRPHLCLFSIRDIFPDEEVTYNYGDSLWPWCLRLQELCDETSVTVTECSVNPSSSVNEKMTCKDKSKTVVKKGDSALTGDEMELCDETSVTVTECSVNPSSSVNEKLQELCDETSVTVTECSVNPSSSVNEKCWSVQEWSC; encoded by the exons ATGTTGCCTGGAATGTTTTTAGTCAACATGGTGAGAAAGAAGAGAATAAAACCTGAGCAGGATGCAAAAGAACACATATTGTCGGACAAAGACAAAGCCTTCATCAAGGGACGACAAATCAACACATTTAAAG GGAGAGGTGTGTTTGCTCTTGAGCACATTGAATCATCCACCTTTGTTGTTGAATACCGTGGGATTCTCTCTCAAAGTAAACATGTTGAAGATGTTGAAGGCAACTACTTGTTTGACTTCACATGGAATGGAACACGTTATTG CATAGATGCTACTAAAGTGGACGGTTCACTTGGGCGACTGCTGAATGATGATCACAGAAATCCAAATTGCAAAGTAAAGACAATAATTGTTGACGGAAGACCACACCTGTGCCTATTTAGTATAAGAGATATCTTTCCAGATGAGGAGGTCACATACAACTATGGGGATTCCTTGTGGCCTTGGTGTTTAAGG TTACAGGAATTGTGTGACGAGACATCAGTGACTGTGACTGAATGCAGTGTGAATCCTTCCTCATCAGTGAACGAGAAA ATGACCTGTAAAGACAAATCAAAGACCGTTGTGAAGAAAGGAGATTCAGCTTTGACTGGAGATGAAATG GAATTGTGTGACGAGACATCAGTGACTGTGACTGAATGCAGTGTGAATCCTTCCTCATCAGTGAACGAGAAA TTACAGGAATTGTGTGACGAGACATCAGTGACTGTGACTGAATGCAGTGTGAATCCTTCCTCATCAGTGAACGAGAAA TGTTGGAGTGTTCAAGAATGGTCGTGTTGA
- the LOC125266233 gene encoding histone-lysine N-methyltransferase, H3 lysine-36 specific-like isoform X3: MLPGMFLVNMVRKKRIKPEQDAKEHILSDKDKAFIKGRQINTFKGRGVFALEHIESSTFVVEYRGILSQSKHVEDVEGNYLFDFTWNGTRYCIDATKVDGSLGRLLNDDHRNPNCKVKTIIVDGRPHLCLFSIRDIFPDEEVTYNYGDSLWPWCLRLQELCDETSVTVTECSVNPSSSVNEKMTCKDKSKTVVKKGDSALTGDEMLQELCDETSVTVTECSVNPSSSVNEKMTCKDKSKTVAKKGDSALTGDEMELCDETSVTVTECSVNPSSSVNEKCWSVQEWSC, from the exons ATGTTGCCTGGAATGTTTTTAGTCAACATGGTGAGAAAGAAGAGAATAAAACCTGAGCAGGATGCAAAAGAACACATATTGTCGGACAAAGACAAAGCCTTCATCAAGGGACGACAAATCAACACATTTAAAG GGAGAGGTGTGTTTGCTCTTGAGCACATTGAATCATCCACCTTTGTTGTTGAATACCGTGGGATTCTCTCTCAAAGTAAACATGTTGAAGATGTTGAAGGCAACTACTTGTTTGACTTCACATGGAATGGAACACGTTATTG CATAGATGCTACTAAAGTGGACGGTTCACTTGGGCGACTGCTGAATGATGATCACAGAAATCCAAATTGCAAAGTAAAGACAATAATTGTTGACGGAAGACCACACCTGTGCCTATTTAGTATAAGAGATATCTTTCCAGATGAGGAGGTCACATACAACTATGGGGATTCCTTGTGGCCTTGGTGTTTAAGG TTACAGGAATTGTGTGACGAGACATCAGTGACTGTGACTGAATGCAGTGTGAATCCTTCCTCATCAGTGAACGAGAAA ATGACCTGTAAAGACAAATCAAAGACCGTTGTGAAGAAAGGAGATTCAGCTTTGACTGGAGATGAAATG TTACAGGAATTGTGTGACGAGACATCAGTGACTGTGACTGAATGCAGTGTGAATCCTTCCTCATCAGTGAACGAGAAA ATGACCTGTAAAGACAAATCAAAGACCGTTGCGAAGAAAGGAGATTCAGCTTTGACTGGAGATGAAATG GAATTGTGTGACGAGACATCAGTGACTGTGACTGAATGCAGTGTGAATCCTTCCTCATCAGTGAACGAGAAA TGTTGGAGTGTTCAAGAATGGTCGTGTTGA
- the LOC125266233 gene encoding histone-lysine N-methyltransferase set-1-like isoform X5 translates to MLPGMFLVNMVRKKRIKPEQDAKEHILSDKDKAFIKGRQINTFKGRGVFALEHIESSTFVVEYRGILSQSKHVEDVEGNYLFDFTWNGTRYCIDATKVDGSLGRLLNDDHRNPNCKVKTIIVDGRPHLCLFSIRDIFPDEEVTYNYGDSLWPWCLRLQELCDETSVTVTECSVNPSSSVNEKMTCKDKSKTVVKKGDSALTGDEMLQELCDETSVTVTECSVNPSSSVNEKLQELCDETSVTVTECSVNPSSSVNEKCWSVQEWSC, encoded by the exons ATGTTGCCTGGAATGTTTTTAGTCAACATGGTGAGAAAGAAGAGAATAAAACCTGAGCAGGATGCAAAAGAACACATATTGTCGGACAAAGACAAAGCCTTCATCAAGGGACGACAAATCAACACATTTAAAG GGAGAGGTGTGTTTGCTCTTGAGCACATTGAATCATCCACCTTTGTTGTTGAATACCGTGGGATTCTCTCTCAAAGTAAACATGTTGAAGATGTTGAAGGCAACTACTTGTTTGACTTCACATGGAATGGAACACGTTATTG CATAGATGCTACTAAAGTGGACGGTTCACTTGGGCGACTGCTGAATGATGATCACAGAAATCCAAATTGCAAAGTAAAGACAATAATTGTTGACGGAAGACCACACCTGTGCCTATTTAGTATAAGAGATATCTTTCCAGATGAGGAGGTCACATACAACTATGGGGATTCCTTGTGGCCTTGGTGTTTAAGG TTACAGGAATTGTGTGACGAGACATCAGTGACTGTGACTGAATGCAGTGTGAATCCTTCCTCATCAGTGAACGAGAAA ATGACCTGTAAAGACAAATCAAAGACCGTTGTGAAGAAAGGAGATTCAGCTTTGACTGGAGATGAAATG TTACAGGAATTGTGTGACGAGACATCAGTGACTGTGACTGAATGCAGTGTGAATCCTTCCTCATCAGTGAACGAGAAA TTACAGGAATTGTGTGACGAGACATCAGTGACTGTGACTGAATGCAGTGTGAATCCTTCCTCATCAGTGAACGAGAAA TGTTGGAGTGTTCAAGAATGGTCGTGTTGA